In one window of Kitasatospora sp. MMS16-BH015 DNA:
- a CDS encoding MGMT family protein: MTQSTGEAPPPYVESVLDLTERIPPGRVMTYGDVAEYLGQGGPRQVGRVMAMYGGGVPWWRVIRADGRPLPGHEDRALANYRVEGTPLRLVGGVPRVDLRQARWDGS, from the coding sequence ATGACGCAGAGCACGGGTGAGGCACCACCGCCCTATGTCGAATCGGTTCTCGACCTGACCGAGCGTATTCCCCCGGGCCGGGTGATGACCTACGGCGACGTGGCCGAGTACCTCGGGCAGGGCGGCCCTCGGCAGGTCGGGCGGGTGATGGCGATGTACGGCGGCGGCGTGCCCTGGTGGCGGGTGATCCGGGCGGACGGCCGCCCGCTGCCCGGCCACGAGGACCGCGCGCTGGCCAACTACCGGGTCGAGGGCACCCCGCTGCGGCTGGTCGGCGGCGTCCCCCGGGTCGACCTGCGGCAGGCCCGCTGGGACGGGAGC